One region of Marivirga arenosa genomic DNA includes:
- a CDS encoding ABC transporter ATP-binding protein, with amino-acid sequence MSNTAISVENLGKNYIIGHKKEGDFRHAVGNKLKNIFKPDASEKEVFWALKDINFEIKHGEAVGIIGRNGAGKSTLLKILSRITDPSTGRFEINGRVSSLLEVGTGFHAELSGRENIYLNGTILGMKRAEIRQKFDEIVDFSGVEKFLDTPVKHYSSGMKVRLAFSVAAHLEPEILIVDEVLAVGDAEFQKKCLGKMDQVSKNEGRTVLFVSHNMVAVNQLCSKGILLNSGRLNMVGSMNDIIKQYINSNDEGGLTIWKNHNFNKDIPIDLKSAGTSLEGKQPNLKLDINLSVQSNKYHSKCFLAFDILNEMDSAIFQSIPIEKGFISPSMSEKHFTFRVHLPALIPGRYFVSVWLGSNYTETIFWHKNILSFDVNDSPIEGRTMQHSKSNGSLICNSEMI; translated from the coding sequence TTGAGTAATACCGCAATATCTGTAGAAAATTTAGGCAAAAACTACATCATCGGCCATAAAAAGGAAGGAGACTTTCGACATGCGGTGGGAAATAAGTTGAAAAACATTTTCAAACCCGATGCCAGTGAGAAAGAAGTTTTCTGGGCTCTAAAAGATATCAACTTTGAAATTAAGCATGGTGAGGCAGTAGGCATTATCGGCAGAAACGGAGCAGGTAAATCTACCTTGCTGAAAATATTGAGCCGAATCACCGATCCAAGCACAGGTCGCTTTGAAATCAATGGTAGAGTATCTTCTTTACTTGAAGTAGGCACTGGTTTTCATGCAGAGCTTTCTGGTAGGGAAAACATCTACCTCAACGGCACTATACTCGGTATGAAGCGTGCAGAAATTAGGCAAAAATTTGATGAAATAGTCGATTTCAGTGGAGTTGAAAAGTTTTTAGATACACCAGTAAAGCACTACAGCTCTGGGATGAAGGTACGTTTAGCCTTTTCGGTAGCCGCTCACCTAGAGCCTGAAATCCTGATAGTAGACGAAGTATTAGCCGTAGGTGATGCTGAATTCCAAAAAAAGTGCCTAGGTAAAATGGATCAGGTTAGTAAGAATGAAGGGAGAACGGTGCTTTTTGTGAGTCATAATATGGTTGCAGTTAATCAATTATGCAGTAAGGGGATATTACTAAATTCTGGCAGATTGAATATGGTAGGTTCTATGAATGATATCATCAAGCAATATATAAATAGCAATGATGAAGGGGGACTAACTATTTGGAAGAACCACAATTTTAACAAAGATATCCCAATTGATTTAAAATCGGCTGGAACCTCTCTCGAAGGAAAACAACCAAATCTAAAGCTTGATATAAATCTTAGTGTACAATCTAATAAATATCATTCAAAATGTTTTCTTGCCTTTGATATTTTGAATGAAATGGATTCCGCTATTTTTCAATCGATTCCTATCGAAAAAGGCTTTATATCACCCTCGATGTCAGAAAAACATTTTACTTTTAGAGTACATTTGCCAGCTCTCATTCCTGGTAGATATTTTGTTTCAGTTTGGTTGGGTTCAAATTATACAGAAACAATTTTTTGGCATAAGAATATTCTTAGTTTTGATGTTAATGATAGCCCAATCGAGGGTAGAACAATGCAGCACTCAAAATCAAATGGTTCATTAATTTGTAATTCCGAAATGATTTAA
- a CDS encoding glycosyltransferase, whose product MEVFKNILIISYQFPPENSGGSLRPYRFAQNLYKYGLKPIVVARSIGNEKFERIDNDNFIEYRIPTKKKNYLYKLRTSYYFNIYDPDFYIWKTNLYTYLDRIIIENQIDIVLITMPPFSMSRIGYRLKNKYKMKLIFDWRDHWSQWNTTPYATYFHYIANLWLERKCLKIADVNIVVTPQMRKDLLNLHKKISNKKIKVITNSFEGGIDSYKLKPKNSTIKIGYVGSFYFNPKSEFLMKAKWYSKKPYQWFQYIPFEEDWKYRSPYYFLKIIKYLKDQNQIKPDDFKLIFAGKKEDWLEKMILSMELTEFVEFKGFLTYKESMDFQSDCDYLLITSSKVIGGRAYTIAGKTFEYFQKSKPIIAVVPEGDQKEIILHTKTGFILDPDEVEKSSDYLLQIVSGAASVVPDTESILQYSAENTTKKIANIINKFN is encoded by the coding sequence ATGGAAGTATTCAAGAATATTTTAATTATTTCTTATCAGTTTCCGCCAGAAAATTCGGGTGGAAGTTTAAGGCCTTACAGGTTTGCACAGAATTTGTATAAGTATGGCTTAAAACCTATCGTTGTAGCTCGTTCTATTGGAAATGAAAAATTCGAAAGAATAGATAATGATAATTTCATTGAATATCGAATTCCTACAAAAAAGAAAAATTATTTATACAAGCTTAGAACGAGCTATTATTTTAATATTTATGATCCTGATTTTTATATCTGGAAAACTAATCTATATACTTATCTTGATAGAATTATAATAGAAAACCAGATTGATATTGTACTTATTACTATGCCTCCTTTTAGCATGTCTAGAATAGGTTATCGGTTAAAAAATAAGTACAAAATGAAGCTAATTTTTGATTGGAGGGATCATTGGTCACAATGGAATACAACTCCCTATGCTACTTATTTTCATTATATTGCTAATTTATGGTTAGAAAGAAAATGTCTCAAAATTGCAGATGTTAATATAGTAGTTACACCGCAAATGAGAAAGGATTTACTTAATCTGCATAAAAAAATATCCAACAAAAAGATAAAAGTAATAACTAATAGTTTTGAAGGTGGTATTGATTCATACAAATTGAAGCCAAAAAATTCGACCATTAAAATTGGTTATGTTGGTTCATTTTATTTTAATCCAAAATCAGAATTTCTAATGAAAGCCAAATGGTATTCTAAAAAACCTTATCAATGGTTTCAATACATACCTTTTGAAGAAGACTGGAAATACAGATCCCCCTATTATTTCCTAAAAATTATAAAATATCTAAAAGATCAGAATCAAATTAAACCTGATGATTTTAAATTAATATTTGCTGGTAAAAAGGAAGATTGGTTAGAAAAAATGATTTTAAGTATGGAGCTTACAGAATTTGTAGAATTTAAAGGTTTTTTAACCTATAAAGAATCTATGGATTTTCAAAGTGATTGTGATTATTTGCTTATTACCTCTTCCAAAGTGATTGGAGGTAGGGCATATACAATTGCAGGTAAGACATTTGAATATTTTCAAAAATCAAAGCCTATTATTGCAGTTGTTCCAGAAGGGGATCAAAAAGAAATAATATTACATACAAAAACAGGATTTATCCTTGATCCTGATGAAGTTGAAAAATCTTCTGATTATTTATTACAAATTGTCTCAGGGGCAGCATCCGTAGTGCCAGATACTGAAAGCATTTTACAATACAGTGCCGAAAATACTACCAAAAAAATTGCAAATATAATTAACAAATTTAATTGA
- a CDS encoding glycosyltransferase family 2 protein → MKVSIICALYNEEEYLVKAINSVLTQNYTNWELILVNDGSTDCSSQIIRSYSDPRIKYFYQSNNGVASARNLGLKKMSGDFFCFLDADDELTPNSLSSRLRVFHKDQNIEFVDGIVISIEKEKELYRPRFIGNPFNDLISLSGKTFFGPTWMIRNTGKVYKFKDGLSHGEDLLFYISISNSGKFGFVDEITYKYRQQNQSAMSNLKGLEKGYLDIYNELKINPLVTSDQLITFHRKFKSIMVKCYFANYRFIDALEILFR, encoded by the coding sequence ATGAAAGTTTCAATTATTTGTGCTTTATATAATGAAGAGGAATATTTGGTTAAAGCAATTAATTCTGTTTTAACTCAAAATTATACAAATTGGGAATTGATATTAGTAAATGATGGTAGTACAGACTGTTCTAGTCAAATAATTAGGTCATATTCTGATCCTCGAATAAAGTATTTCTATCAATCAAATAATGGGGTTGCATCAGCCAGAAACTTAGGCCTTAAAAAGATGTCAGGTGATTTTTTTTGTTTTTTAGATGCCGATGATGAATTAACTCCAAATAGTCTATCTTCCAGACTTAGAGTTTTTCATAAAGATCAAAATATTGAATTTGTAGATGGAATAGTTATTTCCATTGAAAAGGAAAAAGAATTATACAGACCAAGATTTATTGGAAACCCATTCAATGACTTGATTAGTCTTTCAGGTAAAACATTTTTTGGCCCCACATGGATGATAAGAAATACAGGGAAAGTATATAAATTCAAAGATGGATTATCTCATGGTGAAGATTTACTTTTTTATATTTCAATTTCCAATTCGGGTAAGTTTGGATTTGTTGATGAAATAACATACAAGTATCGTCAACAAAATCAATCAGCAATGTCAAATCTTAAAGGGTTAGAAAAAGGCTATTTAGATATTTATAATGAGCTTAAAATTAACCCATTAGTAACAAGTGATCAATTGATTACATTTCATAGGAAATTTAAATCAATAATGGTAAAATGTTACTTTGCCAATTACAGATTTATAGATGCACTTGAAATTTTATTTAGATGA
- a CDS encoding GNAT family N-acetyltransferase: protein MNFSFKIVDLSNIEDFEYLFYTVFNKNKDIETINIRKKLFPNGAQDFNVGLLAYDENNKLAGGVGLYASYLFLGEKNKAIVSQIGDAMVLESYRKKGLFKSLVKALINEAKNRNHKFIFTFPSIENLGSYNTFKKNGFIEIASLYKYHKKVKPLLFSRLLKKINSRLFEKYSKRKKLMPFAKLAEQRSSIKRNGIFFNSKSYSINHMVHLNTVKAWVSLKRFSVLIGDFSVLEKNNIDSMINDLSNYTKSIGKEEIIFCTNIDLEKEFLDQYKWDHVDSSLRVMVCPVNMDEISINSLKFNYTDIDTF from the coding sequence ATGAATTTTTCCTTTAAAATTGTTGATCTGTCAAATATTGAAGATTTTGAATACTTATTCTATACTGTTTTTAATAAGAATAAAGATATTGAAACTATAAATATTAGAAAAAAACTTTTCCCTAATGGTGCTCAAGATTTTAATGTTGGATTACTTGCTTACGATGAGAATAATAAGTTGGCAGGTGGTGTTGGTTTGTATGCTTCTTATTTATTTCTAGGTGAAAAAAATAAAGCTATAGTTTCACAAATAGGAGACGCTATGGTTCTTGAGTCTTATAGGAAGAAAGGTCTTTTCAAATCATTGGTAAAAGCATTGATAAATGAGGCGAAGAACCGGAATCACAAGTTTATTTTTACATTTCCCTCAATTGAAAATTTGGGTTCTTATAATACTTTCAAGAAAAATGGCTTTATTGAAATTGCTTCATTATATAAATACCATAAAAAAGTAAAACCCTTATTATTTTCAAGATTATTAAAAAAAATTAATTCTAGACTATTTGAAAAATATTCAAAACGCAAGAAGCTGATGCCGTTTGCGAAATTGGCGGAACAAAGATCTTCAATTAAGAGAAATGGGATCTTTTTCAATTCTAAATCATATAGTATAAATCATATGGTTCATCTTAATACTGTTAAAGCTTGGGTTAGTCTAAAAAGATTTAGTGTTTTAATTGGAGATTTTTCAGTTTTAGAGAAAAATAATATTGACAGTATGATTAATGATCTGAGTAATTATACAAAAAGTATTGGAAAAGAAGAGATTATTTTTTGCACTAATATAGACCTCGAAAAGGAATTTCTAGATCAGTATAAGTGGGATCATGTTGATTCTAGTCTTAGAGTTATGGTATGTCCTGTCAATATGGATGAGATATCAATTAATTCATTAAAATTCAATTATACTGATATCGATACTTTTTAG
- a CDS encoding glycosyltransferase family 4 protein: MNTNEGIWIKNQIESLPKEVINKVYHFEIQKSEKPGIIVNTDHVLIQKIVCLPFRNWVIYEIIYFFWLVNLLIIKSVHKDYDIINFHIAYPMLSYFHRIKKYIKKPVVITEHWSAYHFNFGVPKPLPRIQRIFKYKIPVITVSYALKRDIETFSNSEFPSYILPNTVDENVFKPPIESQKKCKLFMISNWSYPKRPLLAFEAFVKSELYRNHELIVGGKGSLWGDMKEWILSNDYLHKIKLVGRLSPIEIANYLRDSKALLHPTEYETFSVVCAEAISIGCLVITHKVGGISEVLENNALFVKSNSINSWVESINQVDSKREILPTKRYSRKNIGQSYLKILNDVIRSY, encoded by the coding sequence ATGAATACGAATGAGGGGATTTGGATTAAGAACCAAATTGAATCACTTCCAAAAGAAGTAATAAATAAAGTATATCATTTTGAAATACAAAAAAGTGAAAAACCTGGTATTATAGTCAATACCGACCATGTTCTCATTCAGAAAATAGTGTGTTTGCCATTTAGAAACTGGGTTATATATGAAATAATATATTTTTTTTGGTTGGTTAATTTGTTAATTATTAAGTCAGTTCATAAAGATTATGACATTATTAATTTTCATATAGCTTATCCAATGCTATCATATTTTCATAGAATAAAGAAATATATTAAAAAACCTGTAGTAATAACTGAACATTGGAGTGCGTACCATTTTAATTTTGGGGTCCCTAAGCCATTACCTAGAATTCAAAGAATTTTTAAATATAAAATTCCTGTAATTACAGTCTCATATGCTTTAAAAAGAGATATTGAAACTTTCTCAAACAGTGAATTTCCTAGTTATATTCTCCCAAATACTGTTGATGAGAATGTTTTTAAACCACCGATAGAATCACAGAAGAAATGCAAATTATTTATGATTAGTAATTGGTCTTATCCCAAAAGGCCTCTTTTAGCGTTTGAAGCATTTGTTAAAAGTGAGTTGTATAGAAACCATGAATTAATAGTTGGTGGAAAAGGTTCTCTGTGGGGGGATATGAAGGAATGGATATTATCAAATGATTATTTACATAAAATCAAACTAGTTGGAAGATTAAGCCCAATAGAAATAGCGAATTATTTAAGAGATAGTAAAGCGCTACTTCATCCCACAGAGTATGAAACTTTTTCAGTTGTATGTGCAGAAGCAATTTCAATTGGTTGTTTAGTCATTACTCATAAAGTTGGTGGAATTTCAGAGGTTCTAGAAAACAACGCATTATTTGTAAAGTCAAATTCAATTAACAGTTGGGTTGAATCAATAAATCAAGTTGATAGTAAACGAGAGATATTGCCTACTAAAAGATATTCTAGAAAGAATATTGGACAGTCATATTTAAAAATATTAAATGACGTGATTAGATCATATTAA
- a CDS encoding class I SAM-dependent methyltransferase produces MTNNTPYIHTEKIHNFVSPNIIIPIINNYFQPKSLLDVGCGTGTWLRAFENLYGIKNYIGIDGDFIDKSKLVIDPKKFEETDLNEGFKLNKKFDVVLCLEVAEHLDKISAARLIEDLTLHSNIIIFSAAIPGQGGQNHVNEQWPEYWERLFNSKNFKKYDIIRGKIWNHQDVDVWYKQNIFVYSNLDLTFSDVIVPSYIHPDYWLKKTKLIEEVSNYKNGELGIRISFNSFIKALKRKLING; encoded by the coding sequence ATGACTAATAATACCCCGTATATTCATACTGAAAAAATCCATAATTTTGTTTCTCCAAACATTATTATTCCTATTATTAATAATTATTTTCAACCCAAATCATTGTTAGACGTTGGTTGCGGAACTGGAACATGGTTAAGAGCTTTTGAAAACCTTTACGGTATTAAAAACTATATTGGAATAGATGGTGATTTTATAGACAAGTCCAAGCTAGTAATAGATCCTAAAAAATTTGAAGAAACAGATTTAAATGAAGGTTTTAAACTTAATAAAAAATTTGATGTAGTACTTTGCCTGGAGGTAGCTGAACATCTAGATAAGATATCTGCAGCAAGATTAATCGAAGATTTAACTTTACACAGTAATATAATAATATTTTCAGCAGCAATACCGGGACAAGGTGGTCAAAATCATGTCAATGAGCAATGGCCTGAATACTGGGAAAGGCTTTTTAATTCTAAAAATTTCAAGAAATATGATATTATTAGAGGAAAAATATGGAATCATCAAGATGTAGATGTTTGGTATAAGCAAAACATTTTTGTTTACTCTAACTTAGATTTGACCTTTTCAGATGTTATAGTTCCTTCTTATATACACCCAGATTACTGGTTGAAAAAAACAAAACTTATAGAAGAGGTATCTAACTACAAAAATGGAGAATTAGGAATCAGGATTTCATTTAATTCTTTTATTAAAGCGTTAAAGAGAAAGCTTATTAATGGATAA
- a CDS encoding TylF/MycF/NovP-related O-methyltransferase, translating to MKNLFRKIIRKIGYDIKSFDKFHFRAAEIQRRFSDYTMIPKMIYFDNLSLVSKIRDIDGVVVECGVWRGGMIAGIAELMPEREYFLFDSFEGLPKAKEIDGQAAQEWQKDISSPKYYDNCKAEMKFADEVMKQVGVKYELVRGWFKDTIPKNNNIKDIALLRLDADWYDSTIVCLEHLYPRLKTGGLLIIDDYFSWDGCSRAIHDYLSSIKSKSRINRTQNGVCYILKND from the coding sequence ATGAAAAATTTATTTCGAAAAATAATTAGAAAAATTGGATATGATATTAAATCATTCGATAAGTTTCATTTCAGAGCAGCCGAAATACAAAGGAGATTTAGTGATTATACAATGATCCCTAAAATGATATATTTTGATAATCTAAGTTTAGTGAGTAAAATTAGAGATATTGATGGTGTTGTTGTAGAATGCGGTGTTTGGAGAGGTGGTATGATTGCAGGGATTGCAGAATTAATGCCTGAGAGAGAATATTTTCTATTTGATAGTTTTGAAGGGTTACCAAAAGCCAAAGAAATAGATGGTCAAGCAGCTCAGGAATGGCAAAAAGATATATCATCCCCAAAGTATTATGATAACTGTAAAGCTGAAATGAAGTTTGCAGATGAAGTAATGAAACAAGTGGGTGTAAAATACGAGTTAGTAAGAGGCTGGTTTAAAGATACTATTCCTAAGAATAATAATATCAAAGATATCGCTCTCCTAAGGTTAGATGCAGATTGGTATGATTCAACAATTGTATGTCTTGAACATTTATATCCTCGCTTAAAAACTGGAGGGTTACTAATTATTGACGATTATTTTTCATGGGATGGATGTTCTAGAGCAATTCACGATTACTTAAGTAGTATAAAATCTAAATCCAGAATAAATCGAACACAAAATGGCGTCTGCTATATATTGAAAAATGACTAA
- a CDS encoding glycosyltransferase family 2 protein: protein MDNLISVIVPVFNASRFIKESINSIQNQSFKNLEILICDDCSIDNSWEIVKDLSNFDQRIKLYKNQENIGYLRTINFLVSVASGKYLAFQDADDVSHPERLKKQINFFKKNLDYGIVGTNYIRISERGRNIGDTVQLSSSDIQLKNELRERNPFMKPSIMFTSDVLAFSGMYREEFLEIGNISEDFDWILRVSEKFKVANINDHIPLYYYRSVPTAMTKVVENVDRFFGTEICLRLAKERKLNGIDSIESSNLHIIEEWKTELRKPFLQNRNLIFEKLYAIYLYSKLNNQAILISLKLIIRKPFNITYWKKFIVAVKGAIT from the coding sequence ATGGATAACCTTATAAGCGTAATTGTACCAGTTTTTAATGCTTCACGGTTCATAAAAGAATCTATAAATTCAATTCAAAATCAAAGTTTTAAAAATTTAGAAATATTAATCTGTGATGATTGTTCTATTGATAATTCTTGGGAAATCGTTAAAGATCTTTCAAATTTTGACCAAAGAATTAAGCTATATAAGAATCAAGAAAATATAGGGTATTTAAGAACAATAAATTTTCTGGTATCAGTGGCTAGTGGTAAATATCTAGCTTTTCAAGATGCGGATGATGTTTCACACCCTGAAAGATTGAAGAAGCAAATTAACTTTTTTAAAAAAAATTTAGATTATGGAATTGTAGGTACTAATTACATTAGGATAAGTGAAAGAGGTAGAAATATTGGCGATACAGTTCAATTATCTTCTAGTGATATTCAATTAAAAAATGAACTTAGAGAGCGTAATCCATTCATGAAACCTTCTATTATGTTCACGTCAGATGTTCTTGCATTTAGTGGGATGTATCGAGAAGAATTTTTGGAGATAGGAAATATTTCTGAAGACTTTGATTGGATCCTTAGAGTATCAGAAAAATTTAAAGTGGCAAATATTAATGATCATATACCACTTTACTACTATAGATCTGTTCCTACTGCAATGACTAAAGTAGTAGAAAATGTTGATCGCTTTTTTGGAACTGAGATATGTTTGAGACTGGCAAAGGAAAGAAAATTGAATGGAATTGATAGCATTGAAAGTAGTAATCTTCATATAATAGAAGAATGGAAAACTGAATTGAGAAAACCATTCCTTCAAAATAGAAATTTAATCTTTGAAAAGCTGTATGCAATCTATTTATATTCTAAGCTTAACAATCAGGCTATCTTAATATCATTAAAACTAATCATTAGAAAGCCATTCAATATCACTTATTGGAAGAAATTTATAGTCGCAGTCAAAGGTGCTATTACATGA
- a CDS encoding sulfotransferase family protein — MKDLKVDIAIVGFQKAGTTSILKYLAQQDEIQAHPQKEMTYFSSQAEFDEGWELAQKRYFYSVDPEKKLLIKHATLIRHESSIKRLYEHNPKAKIIVSLRDPAERAYSSYLMEKSNGNQTQSFSEVVKEAFENHQKGESDWRYNVFIKLGEYVNYIDILVSYFGKKSVYILNIEDFHKNKEKEFTRLCQWLKIETPRISVVQNQHNEYKEARSGLLAKTISSLLREGSIVKRTFKKIIPLERQALMGEQIRNFVKRKAVKEPLDNETREFLNAHYVPYQKKLNEKYISIE, encoded by the coding sequence ATGAAAGATTTAAAGGTAGATATAGCTATAGTAGGTTTTCAAAAAGCAGGAACCACCTCCATTTTGAAATACTTAGCGCAGCAAGATGAAATTCAGGCACACCCACAAAAAGAGATGACTTACTTTTCTTCTCAAGCTGAGTTTGATGAAGGGTGGGAACTGGCACAAAAAAGATATTTTTACTCTGTAGACCCAGAGAAAAAATTACTCATAAAGCATGCTACTCTCATTCGACATGAAAGCAGTATAAAAAGATTGTATGAGCATAATCCTAAAGCCAAGATAATAGTTTCCTTAAGGGATCCTGCAGAACGTGCGTATTCTAGTTATTTGATGGAAAAGAGTAATGGGAACCAAACACAAAGCTTTAGCGAAGTGGTTAAAGAAGCTTTTGAAAATCATCAAAAAGGAGAGTCAGATTGGCGGTATAATGTATTTATCAAACTGGGAGAATATGTCAATTATATCGATATATTGGTAAGCTATTTTGGCAAAAAGTCCGTATATATTTTAAATATAGAAGACTTCCACAAAAATAAAGAAAAAGAATTTACTCGCTTATGCCAATGGCTGAAAATCGAAACCCCTAGAATATCCGTAGTGCAAAACCAGCACAATGAATACAAAGAAGCAAGATCAGGCTTACTTGCAAAAACGATATCTTCATTATTAAGAGAGGGGAGCATTGTAAAGAGAACTTTTAAGAAAATAATACCCTTGGAAAGGCAAGCATTAATGGGTGAGCAAATCAGGAATTTTGTAAAAAGAAAAGCTGTAAAGGAACCCTTAGATAATGAAACAAGAGAATTTTTGAATGCACATTATGTACCTTACCAGAAAAAGTTAAACGAAAAATATATTTCAATTGAGTAA
- a CDS encoding sulfotransferase domain-containing protein: MVEIIKSFPLLVNKKGEDLIWNLLQFLIKKKSTYKTIIISGDPRGGTTWLSDIVSEINNSSLIWEPLMLGYNNEFKRIDFDYRQYIPENKNWEEAKLLFRKTFEGKSLSSNLCNRNTFNELIKADRIIVKFCRANQLLPWLRKNFQFEYDPIYIVRHPCAVVASQLRQGGWDRISPDFKIPDCKFQEFYSTHSKFLQNINSKEKRLAAYWCLVNRIPLSHPKNNKDWITITYEDLLLDGENQLSRIEKRWNLKLPASSYEKLNKVSTTTLKSSPINELEKTDQLNQWKNYLSEKQIQDILSVLKYFNINVYDYDSMPKVRFL; this comes from the coding sequence ATGGTAGAAATTATAAAATCTTTCCCACTACTAGTAAATAAAAAAGGTGAAGATTTAATTTGGAATCTCTTGCAATTTTTAATTAAGAAAAAAAGCACTTATAAAACAATCATCATTTCAGGTGATCCAAGAGGTGGAACAACATGGCTTTCAGATATAGTTTCTGAAATAAACAATAGTTCTTTAATTTGGGAGCCCTTAATGTTGGGTTATAATAATGAATTTAAAAGAATAGATTTTGATTATAGACAATATATACCCGAAAATAAAAATTGGGAAGAGGCTAAACTATTATTTAGAAAAACTTTTGAAGGTAAATCATTAAGTTCCAATTTATGTAATCGAAACACTTTTAATGAATTAATTAAAGCTGATAGAATAATTGTTAAATTTTGCAGGGCAAATCAATTATTACCTTGGCTTAGAAAAAACTTTCAATTTGAATATGATCCTATTTACATAGTTAGACATCCCTGCGCAGTAGTAGCCAGTCAGCTTAGGCAGGGTGGATGGGATAGAATATCACCTGATTTTAAAATTCCAGATTGCAAATTCCAAGAATTTTACAGTACACATTCTAAGTTTCTTCAAAATATTAATTCAAAGGAAAAAAGATTGGCGGCATACTGGTGCCTAGTAAATAGGATACCATTGAGTCATCCTAAAAATAATAAGGATTGGATTACCATTACTTATGAAGATCTTTTATTGGATGGGGAAAACCAATTAAGCAGAATAGAAAAACGTTGGAATTTAAAGCTTCCTGCTTCTTCTTATGAAAAACTAAATAAAGTCAGTACAACAACCTTAAAAAGCAGCCCGATCAATGAATTAGAAAAAACAGATCAGTTAAATCAATGGAAAAATTATTTGTCAGAAAAACAAATTCAGGATATTTTGAGTGTACTGAAATATTTTAATATCAATGTCTATGACTATGACTCAATGCCAAAAGTTAGGTTCTTATGA
- a CDS encoding polysaccharide deacetylase family protein, with amino-acid sequence MNIINRIGNKFIRVKMDIYSKFPFYYLIKSNTPLILMYHGIAPRSPIYLNERHIYPEVFEQHLKYLRSFCNLVKVEDIFNNKIDKNKKNVAITFDDGYWNNLEYALPILEKYKVPAHFFITGLNTTNQSILWSDYHDLIASSKVSEIKTNYGIFTRTNQKYMPFYSKSGENLHAYLKGLSFEEKYKILNSGVDQDILLDERMFPYWKLLTDREIIELSSSSFAFIGSHGFYHDNLGYLDRNNNYLELNRSKTYLENIVGKEIDTVAFPDGSYNKNTLEIAMELGYKYLLGVDPHKQDIDNYPLKKRIGLYMYETLSMQKVKMMK; translated from the coding sequence ATGAATATAATAAACAGAATTGGTAATAAATTTATAAGAGTTAAAATGGATATATATTCGAAATTTCCTTTTTATTATCTTATAAAGTCAAATACTCCCTTAATATTAATGTACCATGGGATAGCTCCAAGATCTCCAATCTACCTTAATGAAAGGCATATTTATCCAGAAGTGTTTGAACAACATTTGAAATATTTAAGATCTTTTTGCAACCTAGTAAAGGTAGAAGATATCTTCAATAATAAAATTGATAAAAATAAAAAGAATGTTGCGATAACATTTGACGATGGTTATTGGAATAATCTTGAGTACGCACTACCAATTCTTGAAAAATACAAAGTACCTGCTCATTTCTTTATCACTGGCTTAAATACAACTAATCAGAGTATTCTATGGTCCGATTATCATGATCTAATTGCCAGTTCAAAAGTAAGTGAGATCAAAACTAACTATGGTATTTTTACTAGGACTAATCAAAAATATATGCCGTTTTATTCTAAATCAGGTGAGAACCTTCATGCATATTTAAAAGGACTTTCGTTTGAAGAAAAGTATAAAATTTTAAATAGTGGAGTTGATCAAGATATTTTATTGGATGAAAGAATGTTTCCTTATTGGAAATTATTAACCGATAGAGAAATTATTGAGCTAAGTTCCTCATCATTCGCATTTATAGGTTCGCATGGTTTCTATCATGACAACCTTGGGTATTTGGATAGAAATAATAATTATCTGGAATTGAATCGTTCGAAAACATATTTAGAAAATATTGTAGGAAAGGAAATTGATACAGTTGCATTTCCTGATGGTTCATATAACAAAAACACCTTGGAGATAGCTATGGAATTAGGATATAAATATCTTCTTGGGGTAGATCCACATAAACAGGATATAGATAATTATCCTTTAAAGAAAAGGATAGGGCTTTATATGTACGAGACGCTATCAATGCAAAAGGTAAAAATGATGAAATGA